AAGCCAGCGCCCCTCGCGAAACTCCGTGTTATGCGTCGCGCGCGTGGGGAGAAATTAAGAGGGAACACTTCTCCTCCCCCTGTGAACAAGAGCACTACAAAAGGCTCTGGTTTCAAAGCGTTTTTCCAAAATGGGCCTCTTTGCCGTGTGTTAAGTCGACCTGTTTTGCACCGCATTGCACCCATAACCGCGCCTGTTTGCGCTCTGAATGAGACAACGGCAGGACAGTCTCGCGCTACACTGGAAAACACCCGTGGCGGGTTCCCTCTGAGCAAAACGAGCAGGAAGCCGATAAAATCAGTCATCAAAACCATCATATTGATAGATCACCTCCTCCAGAAAACCATGCCGGTTTTCCCCATGCCAGCACGAATTTTCATTTCAAAACAGAAAAAGTTTGAACCCCTGTATTCTATCCGATATGATCAACAGTGCCGGAGATGAACAGCAGGAAGTGTTTTCAATCACATCCCGATACTGCTCATTCCTCTCTGCAAACAGTTCTCCCAGGACAAGGCACACCTGGAGTCCGTCATCTGAGAAACACTCTTCATTTTTCTCGAAAGCACAGATTCCATGAACCAGCAACAATTCAAATCAAATCATCCGTCTGTCCATGGCAGGAAATGTGCTCGCAGATATTTTGATTACTTCTGTTTCAGCCTGTTGGCACTGAGTGCATTCGCTGTTACAAAAAATGTGCGTGCCGAAGATCCAGAGAAAAAAGAACAGATCACTCTCCAGGGCACGGTCGTCGATGAACAGGACCAACCGGCGCAAGGAGTGAAGGTGTTTGTCGAATGGCAGCATCCGAAACAGGATCGGGCCGAAACCAAAACCGATCAGGAGGGACGATTCACATTACGTGTACCAGCTCAAAGTGTACGGCATCAGGCGATCCTGGCTGTGGGAGATTCACCACAGCAAATGGCGCAGTACACACTCCCCTGGGTCATCAAGGATGAAGATCTGCCTCTGGATAAATTACGATTGCAGTTACAGCCTGCGCAGCGCGTGGAATTGCACGCGGTTGACGGTGCTGGCAAACCAATTGCTAATGCAAAAACCGGCATCATGGGCGATTACCGTGTCTGGGGAACCGACACCACCGATAAAAAAGGCCAGGTCGTCTATCACGTGCCTCACGATGTGAAAGTTCAATACGTGTTTGCAATCAGCGACGGGCATGGTGCAGACTATAAAGCCTTTACACTCTCACGCGAGCAGGTCGGTGACCAACTGGTTAAGCCTCCTGTTGTACCCGAGAGTCCCATTCGCCTGACTCTTGACGGAACGCAGCCGCTGAAGGTCAAAGTCGAAGAGGCCGATGGCACACCGCTGACCGGGTTCCATGTCGTACCCTGGTATCTCAAAAAAGAAGGTGAGCCCCGCGATCTGAATCTTTCTTACTTCTATAGCCTGGTTCAATCCCAAACGGACAAATCGGGAACAGCCAGTTTTGACTGGATTCCGCACTGGCAAAAAACAGCCCTCACCATCTGGCCTCACAATCAGGAATACGAGCATCAGCGTAGCACGTATGATCCGCAAAAGGGCCAGGGCACGCTGACAATGAAACTCGAAAAACTCGTTCCTGTGTCCGGCAAAGTCACCCTGCCCGATGGTTCACCCGCTAAAGGGATCCCGGTTGCCGCGGACGGGGCTGGCTATCAGTTCGATTCCTTTCATAAAACAGTTCAGACAGACGACCAGGGACGCTATTCGTTCAACGCGGAACCCAATCAGGTTTACCTGGTGATTGCCGGAAATGAGAAATGGAGCGCTGCGCCCCACACCGGCTTTGCCGTCTGGCCTGGCAAGCCGATTCAGAATCTGGATTTCAAACTTCAGCCTGCCACACGCATTCACGGTCGTATGACCGTCGGCTCACAAAATGAGCCTGTCGCCGACCAACGGATCATGGCTTTTATCAGAGGCCAGGATGCACATAATCAGAAGGATTTCAAACTGCCGAATCCGACCCACAGCAATCGCTGGGTGCAGCCGCAAATGGTATTTCGAGCTCAGACAGACAAGCAGGGTCACTATGAACTCTTCCTGGGACCCGGCACCTATTCGATTCGGGGCCCCTCCCAGACTCAGCCGCAAAAGTTTGAAATCACCAATGAAACGGAAAAGGAAATCAATTTCCACGCCAGTCGACCAGAAACAGGGGAGTTAACAGGCTCCGTGGTCGCGGGAGATCCACCAAAGCCTGTTCCCGCAGCGAAGATCTCAGGTATCTATCGCAAATCGCTTTCCGTCGGCGATTTAGCAGCCACAGCCGGAAAGCATGGTCAGTTTAAAGTCGAACGCCAGCGCCATCCCGTGGTGCTTTACGCCGAAAGCAAAGACAAAAAAATGGCGGGCGTCGTGGAGATTGGCCCCGATGCCAAAACCGTCACCATTCCTGTTCAACCCTTCGGCTCTGCCCGGGGACAGTTGATTGATGAAGTCACCGAGTCCCCTGTCGAAAATCGGGAACTCAGGTATGGCGTAAAAGTGCATATTGGCGATGACAACGCCCCCTGGCGCACCAGCTTTGGCGGGACCGCGTTTACCGATAAAACGGGTCACTTTGAAATGAAGAATCTGGTCGTGGGTCTGGAGTACGGCCTCTCTCTCGTTAATCGGCCTGAAGAAGGCAAACCCGGCCGTCTCTCCTGGCGCAATGTCAAAAAATTCACGCCGGAAAACAGCCAGCCGGTCGACCTGGGGCAAGTAGAAGCCCCGCGCCCTTCTAAGCCTTATGTCCCGCCCACCATTGATGAACGCATCGCAGCCGCGTTTGCCGTGAAAGGGACTCCCCTGGAACGGTTCGCCAAAGCACAGCAGATCGCCCGTCTGACGGTCCAGTATCCAACGATCCTCTTCGGCGATCCGAAATCTGATGCCGTGCGGGAACTGATGACATTCCGCTTTCAGGACAGCGATGTGCGCAAAGAATTGCCCTCTTTCCTGATCATGGCTATCGACAGTACGGAAGACAATCGCGCGGCTGCGCAGGCATTGGCGAAACAGTTGGGACTGGACTGGAATCCGAAAGAGGGCGCACTAGATCTGTTCGTTTTGGACACCACCGGAAAACAGCGCGCTCATGCTGATCTCGCGGCGCTCTCTAAGAGCGGCTCTGTTAATAAACAGTCATTGACCAAGTTCCTTAAGGCCAATCAGATTCCCCCCAAAGACGCCCGCGAACTGCTGGACGCCGCCCTCAAGCAGGCGAAGGAACAGCACAAACGAGTGATCGTGCAGGAAACGGCAACCTGGTGTGGCCCCTGTCGTTTGCTCTCTCAGTTTCTTGATCGGGAACGCGAACAATGGCAGCGCGATTATATCTGGATCAAAATGGATCATCGCTGGACTGGTGCCGACGAGATCATGAAAACGATGCGCGGCGGAGCACAAGGCGGCATTCCCTGGTGGGCCATTTTAGATCAGGATGGCAAAGTGATGGCCACTTCCAACAATGACGAAGGCGACAACATCGGCTTCCCCAGTACCCGCAGCGATCTCGCCCATGTCCGCAACATGCTGGAAAAAACCGCCATCCGCCTCAATCCGATGGAAATCAACACTCTGGTGGAAGCGTTGAAACAGAAGGAGTAAGACACCAGATACGCTTGATACCCGATCCGGGTGGCCTGGGAGATGCTACAGTCACTCCGGGAACAGGTTAAGTTTCAGGTGTCGACTGATTCTCTTTCAAAGCTTCCCTCCGTGTTACATTTTCGTGACGCTTCAGTAGAAAAAAGATGATGCCGAGAAAGAGAAACGTCGCGATGTGATACGTGCTCATCACCTCACTGTAAAACTTGCCGATAAACGTGCGGTTTAAAATCAGGATCAGAAACACAAACAGCCCGATCCCGAGTTTCAAAGGCTGTGTAAAGTTCTGACGACTGGTGGCACAACGGATCAGCAGGTACACACCCGGAAAAATTCCGACACAATGCTGTCCCCAGGTGACGGGAGAATACAGCAGAATCATAATCGAGATGATGGCGCACTCCCATAGAATGCGTTCGTCGTCACGGTCTTCGTAATGCCTGCGAAATTTCCACCCTATAAAGATCAGGAAACAGAGCAGCATAACTTTAATGACTCGACCTGTGGTTTGTGGCGAAAGATCCAGGAAATCAATATACAGGGGAGAATCCAGACGGGCTTCGTGCCCCTCGGGAAAATGCATCAGATAACGGGACAGTGAGGGTTTGAACGACATGTTGGCCAGTGGAATCTCTCCCCCCATCCAGCGGGAAGGATCGGATTCTTCCATGCTTTTCGCGACGGTATTCCCCCAGTACTCAAATGATTTACGAAACTCTGTATAACCCAGTTTGAACATGGGGGAGAGTGTGAAAAAAGCAGCCGCCAGAAAGGTGTAGCTGGCCATCTTCCATTCCCGTTTGAGAATGAAATAGACCCAGAACAGGCTAGGCGTGCACTTGAGCGCCATGGCAAAGCCCAGTGGGAGACTGCCCCACAATTCTTTTTTCCTGCTCCAGAAGTAAACACCCAGCCACGAGAGCGCGACTAAGGCCAGGTTCACCCCACATTCCAGCATGTCCCTGATCAGGTAGCGGCTACACAGAAAAATTGCCGCGGTGACGACCCAGAACAGGTGGTTCCGCATTAGAGGAAAATGAGTTTCGCTCAAGCGATTTAACACCCAGATCAACAGAAACAAAGAGATAAAAAAAATCGGGTAGATCAGCAGATAAGCCGTCTGCATCGAGAAGCTGGCCAGCGGCGCATGCACGAATCCCCAGAAGGGAGGGTAGGGATAATTGTGATTATTGAGATAGACAAACTGCTCTGTCGCAATCAGTTCACCCGAGCGCCAGTGTAAATGAAAATCACCCGGATTTTTTTTCGCAATCTGGACAAACTGAATGATCGCAATGACGACTCCCAGCGTAATCACCACGCTTTGCCAGAAGCGATTCTTATCAGCCAGCAGCGATTTCAGCACGACGACTCCATTCCGTCACGATCAAACGGTCCATGAAAAGGGAACAGCCAAATCTCCCCGGGCCGCCAATTGTAGCAGAATCCCTTCAAAATACAGTATCTATTTAACATGACGTCATAACTGAATCTCGAATTTTCGATCGTTTTCCGTAATTGATCTGAGCGAGCTTTTCAAATTTTTTCAGATTTCTGAAATATTGGTATAAATTTACCGTGATATATTCTGCATCGCGACGCCTCTCAGTCAGGTAAGCCGTTTTTCTCACTCCTGAAGATAGAAAGTCAGCGCCATGCACGAGACATCTACGACCGTTACGGAAGCCGCTAAAACCACATCGGACCGGAAAACGCTGATTCTGCCTCTGCTCATTATTGGTATTGGTGCAGGCTGGCTGTTGACGACACTCGGCATCGTGCCCGGTATCAACTGGATCTGGACGCTGGGTCTGGCAGTCATTGGGATTCTGTCATTTGCCGTCTCTGGCATTGATAAATCAACGGTCTTGATTGGTCCCTTTTTCATCATCGCCAGTTGTCTGTCTGTCCTGCGTCAGACGGGGCGTATTACGCTGGATATCGAAGTGCCGATTCTGGTGATCGTGATTGGCATCCTGTTACTGGTCGCCCGCAGCAAAGCGATTCCGCTGCCCGACTGGATGGTTCTGGAAGAAAAGCAGCAACCTGCGGAACAAAAACGCTGATCACCTTCAGAGTAGATCGGCGAAGCGCAAAGCATGCAGGAACGTCATGGCGGCAGCAAAGTTGGCCGCATAAACGAAAAAACAGAGCCACGACTCTCCCACGGGGTATTGATGTGTGCCAAACAGCAGCAGAAACGCCACGCCAAAACAGACCGAGATCACCGGCGCCAGGGACAGAAACTGCACCCAGTAATACATGGCCTGATGAGTCTGCAGAACAGGAATGAGGGTTCGAAAACCGACGTGCACCAGGCTAAATAACAGGACGGTAAACAGACACTGCGCGTAAATCACGAGGCGTAACTGCGTCGCCGGACGTGAGAAAAAAGCCTTTGCCGTCCTGAGAACAACCGGCAGGTCGATCTCAAAAAAACGCCTGCGTGTCAGGTTAGTTTGCATAGAATTATCCAGATGAAGTGAAGCCCGCTCTATAATATTCTAACACGGTTATCCGGATGTTCCAATCCTGGTTTTCAAACACGACTGATGTAGTTGCGGATCTCATTCTTTCTGGCTGAATGATCTCAACTTCGCCAGCCATATCGCCTTCACGGTGTCTCTCTGAACGCTATCAGCTTGGTGATTATCAAAATATTATTCTGAAATCTGAAATGCAATTTCTCTTAAAACTTTCACTGATGCTATAATAACAGTATCTACCATTCAAGTTGGTGCTAAGTTCAAGGAGGGACGATGTCTCATATATTCACACGATTATTTGGCTCAATAGTCCTTCCAATCCTCTATTTCACCAGCCCCGTTCTGGGAGAAGTAATTCACAGAGATAACAGTTTTGTTATTGATGGAATCAGGATTCCAATCAGCAGCGAAATCGAAATTGTCGGTCCATTAATTTCTTCAGGCAGCAGACTCAGAATGAGTTCCGGTCTGGCGGCGGTCCATGGTTTATGGATTGAAGGCAGGGTGAATGAGGATAAAATTTTCTTTCATCTTTGCTCAGATATTCTAACGGGAAAACCTGCATTTAAAGAATTCAAGGCACTCGAGCGAGGAGAATATTATAGAGTGCAGGGCCGGATCATTGATGGTCGGATTTGCGAGTCTGAAAAGGCCATTACACTGGTGGTTAATAAAATAGAGCTTGTTCCCGATCGGGCGATTCAGTTTTCAGATCTGGTCGATCGAATTTCAACATTCTCTGGGACTGCTGCTCCACAAGGCATGCTCCTGACAGATCAGCAGCAGCGTGCCTTTGTCGAAGGGATCTCTAAATGGCCAGAGTCGGTTGCCGGTAAACCGATTGTTGTGCGTGGGACTTTCCGCCAGCGATCTGATGGTTTTCGAATTGAGCAGGCGACCTGGCATCCATTGGAACTGAAAGCAATGCTGGGACAGAGAGTCTCTCTCGAAGGTGTGCTGTGGGGTGACAAAAATATCAGATTTATGGAATACGAGAAGCAGTTTCTGTATCTGGCATATCCAGCAACGAGAGAGACCATGTTTCTGCAGAAATATGAGGGAAAGCGTGTGCCTGTACGCGTCACCGGGACGCTGGTGCGCGAAGAACGTCCTGTGCTCAAATGGAGCGGACCAGACCTCGAAGTTCCTTTTCAAAGCTGTTATGTCATTCGGGATGCGAGTCTGGAATATCTGCTTCCTGTTGATTTTCATTACGATCGGTACAAGCCAATTTATTCCAGTCTGCCTCGTGTTAGTGAAGGCGTACCGGAACTCATCGCAGAATATCCTCCTCCTGCTAATCAGCAATTCAACCCTGCCCCTGCGAGGATGTATGCGAGGCGTAATGAGGGCACGATCAAGTCAATCATTGCAGAGGCAACTCCTGATGTCTGTAACATACTGGCAAAACGGATGCAGGATTCCAGGCAAAATTCAGCAATATGTAAAATCTATGCCGCAATGCTGGCTCATCTGAATGACCAACGTGGAAGATCATATCTGATTGATAGTTTACAGAATTCTGGCCAGGACCAGTTTCCTGACACTCTGTTTTGTCTGGGAGAATTTCCGTTTATGGGAACTGAAAAGACCGGGAAACAGACAGATGTGAACTGGGTAGAAGACACACTGATTCAGTTGATGAAAAGTGAGGCGCATGTCGATGTTTCAAGATTCTATGGAGCTCCTGCCGGAAAGTATCATGTCACAAAAGCAGATGCTGCAATGTTATATTCTCGTATTTATTTACTTTTGATTCAGATCAATTCTCGAGCGACTCACAAGATCTTGATGGATTATGTACTGACTCAGTCTCCTGCTTTTAAACACTCTTTTTGTGGTAACATCCTCGTCAGTGAGTGGCTTGATTCGAATGCAACATTTTCGGTAGATGATCTTTTACTGCTGGAGACCATACCTGACATGTCGCTGGATAAGACAGCCGAACGGCGCAAGCTTTACGCCAAATATTTACAGGAAAAGCATTATCAGGTAGTGGAAAGAATTCTCCAGCAGAAAGATCCCTATCAGTTTTACTCCGTACTGCGAAATAATCTGACTCCTGAAGTGGTTGAAGAGTTACGAAATCAGATCAAAAGTCTACAGGGGGACGCCAAAGATATGGTGGAGCAGCTCCTGATATTGAGTGATCCTGATCCAGTTCCTTTGCTCATCAAGAAACTGGAAACCTCAGCCTGGAAGAAAAATCATATCGCGTTGTACGAGCTGAAACAATCAGGGGACCGTCGTGCTGTGAAACCAGTGATTCAATTGCTGCGAACAGCACCGCGCGAATTCTTTGATTTGGGACCGGGATATATTTGTGATCTGCCATTACAACGTGCCTTAGAAGTCATCGAAATTGCTGATCGCCCACAACAGGTCCACGAATACATCGAATTGTTATCTGTTGATCTTGCCCGATCAGATTCATGCCTTTCACGTGAGTACTATCAAAGAGAGATCGCCCTGCGTTTAATTTTGCTGACGGGTGAATCCTATGGTGTAGACCAGACTGCCTGGCGCGCCTGGGAGCAGTCTCCCGGTAATTGAAAGAGACTCTGTTTTCAGGCGGATTCGATTTCATGTTACGGATCCAATTAATGCTCACGATCCGAAGACAATTTTGAGAATACGGTCTGTCGATTAATGCAGCAGAGAATACCAGACGATATTCAGGCCCAGGCGAATCGCGTCGGCTTGTGTGTAGCCTTCGCAGGCGATTTTGTCGCCATGTTCAATCACACAGCTCAGATCGTGTGGGCTGTAGAGGATTACATAGCGGTCATCGACTTTGATTCCTTCGACCACAGGCTCTGTGAGCTGTACGCGTTCCTTAGTCGAGCGGGTTTGCAGATCAAGCGGTTTTCGAAAATGAACCTGTCGCAGGTCGTAACCGGTTTTCGTGGAAAACAGTTCATGGTCAGCGGGAATCCGTTCCAGCTTTTGAGTCGGGAACAGTTGCTCTGTCAGTCGGCGAAAGCTGGCATCAAAATCGTCAGCACCACAGCAGGCATCCGCGAACAGCACCCCTCCCTGCAGCAGGTGGGTTTTTAATACTCGTTGATCTTCCGGACTGAGCACGAACCCAGAGCGACCATGCAGATACAGCAGCGGATGTTTGAACAGCCGGGGATCGGAAAGCAGGACATTGCTGGGGTTCGTCGCGAATTGACCGCCGGAAACTTTGTTCATGGCACGTAGCAGTTTTCGTAAGGCATGCGGGGCGGCATCCCATTCTGCCGAAGCACGAATTTTAGCGATATTTAACAGCCGATGCTCAACCTGCTCTGCAGTCGATGCTGTCTCTGCTGAGTTTTCTGGTCCCAGTTCCTTAATCAGCACGCGTCCCGTCGCGAGCGCTACGACATTTACACCCACGTGCAGTGCACGGGTAATGCGGGCATCCAGTTCTGACGAACGGTCAGGCAGGGTCAGCGTCGTCCATTGATCCCACAGGCAGCTCAGATCGTCGGGCGAAAACAGAATCGAGGTGCGACAACCGGTCTCAGCTCCCCACAGTTCTACCAGCGGATCACCGGTTTTCAAGTCCAGTAGCCGAAACTCGCTGCGGTAGACCGGATGAGTTCGCTCCAGTTTACGGAGTTTGACTTCGCCTGCGGGATACAGTTTTGAAATCAATTGTTGCATGGCCACATCAGGCGAGGCACTCTGGCAGCCTCCCAACGCAAACAGGCAGCCGCCATCCTGCAGATACGTTTTCAGGAGCGCAGTCTGATCGGGTGTAAAACGTCGGACGTCAGCCACATCCAGAATCAGCACTGGGCATAGATTGAGATCAGCGGCATCCGCGCGATT
The sequence above is a segment of the Gimesia algae genome. Coding sequences within it:
- a CDS encoding glycosyltransferase family 87 protein, giving the protein MLKSLLADKNRFWQSVVITLGVVIAIIQFVQIAKKNPGDFHLHWRSGELIATEQFVYLNNHNYPYPPFWGFVHAPLASFSMQTAYLLIYPIFFISLFLLIWVLNRLSETHFPLMRNHLFWVVTAAIFLCSRYLIRDMLECGVNLALVALSWLGVYFWSRKKELWGSLPLGFAMALKCTPSLFWVYFILKREWKMASYTFLAAAFFTLSPMFKLGYTEFRKSFEYWGNTVAKSMEESDPSRWMGGEIPLANMSFKPSLSRYLMHFPEGHEARLDSPLYIDFLDLSPQTTGRVIKVMLLCFLIFIGWKFRRHYEDRDDERILWECAIISIMILLYSPVTWGQHCVGIFPGVYLLIRCATSRQNFTQPLKLGIGLFVFLILILNRTFIGKFYSEVMSTYHIATFLFLGIIFFLLKRHENVTRREALKENQSTPET